A single region of the Psychrobacter alimentarius genome encodes:
- a CDS encoding RluA family pseudouridine synthase, whose amino-acid sequence MTTHLPPNQSLDTDSSAQESPMPNNVLKNDEPDNQEMQEMIDENTNALDNDDLLEEDSDIEDEIDDSDIDDGDDEVPVAGQAIPVVVDMTHIVTEDQSGLRIDKVASQVFSDFSRVQVQGWITDGSLLYNGSVQRPKVRVKADDVLHLSTTLQQHSEDQPEDIDIDVVYEDDDVLVINKPVDMVVHPGAGNQTGTLVNALLYHYPQQHHLPRAGLVHRIDKDTSGLLLIGKTKPAQMALMEQLKDKSVYRHYQCVVAGDAASLLRHRRIDAPIGRHRTQRTKMTVMTAGREAVTHLLNVTPLNENYCLLDVGLETGRTHQIRVHLSHITYPLVGDRVYGGRRQLRSGLSEAQRQAISNFPRQALHAYTLGFVHPTTGEDVEVTTPLPEDMQQLITVLSDGYDDEYDK is encoded by the coding sequence ATGACTACCCATTTACCACCGAATCAGTCGCTAGATACTGATTCATCAGCACAAGAGTCACCAATGCCAAATAACGTTTTAAAAAATGACGAGCCTGACAATCAAGAAATGCAAGAAATGATTGATGAGAACACTAATGCTCTTGATAATGACGACTTGCTCGAAGAAGACAGCGATATTGAGGACGAGATTGACGATAGCGACATAGATGATGGCGATGATGAGGTCCCTGTTGCTGGTCAAGCCATACCAGTGGTGGTAGATATGACACACATTGTTACCGAAGATCAGTCTGGCCTGCGCATTGATAAAGTCGCTTCACAGGTGTTTTCAGACTTCTCGCGTGTGCAAGTACAAGGTTGGATAACTGACGGAAGCTTGCTCTATAACGGCAGTGTGCAACGACCAAAAGTTCGTGTCAAAGCCGATGATGTTCTACATCTATCAACGACGTTGCAGCAGCATAGTGAAGATCAGCCAGAAGACATCGATATCGATGTTGTCTATGAGGATGACGACGTACTGGTGATTAACAAACCGGTGGATATGGTCGTTCATCCGGGCGCTGGCAATCAGACGGGTACTTTGGTCAATGCGCTTTTATATCATTATCCGCAGCAACATCATCTGCCGCGCGCAGGTTTGGTACATCGTATTGACAAGGACACATCAGGGCTTTTGCTCATTGGCAAAACCAAACCCGCTCAGATGGCTTTGATGGAGCAGCTAAAAGATAAATCGGTCTATCGCCATTATCAATGTGTGGTGGCAGGGGATGCAGCAAGCTTACTTCGTCACAGGCGTATTGATGCACCGATTGGTCGTCATCGCACTCAGCGTACCAAAATGACGGTGATGACCGCCGGGCGTGAGGCAGTGACGCATTTGTTGAATGTCACACCGCTCAATGAAAACTACTGTTTATTAGATGTGGGACTAGAGACAGGGCGTACGCATCAGATTCGTGTACATCTCAGTCATATTACGTATCCGCTAGTAGGGGATCGTGTTTATGGTGGGCGTCGCCAACTGCGTTCGGGTCTATCAGAAGCTCAGCGTCAAGCGATTAGTAACTTTCCACGTCAAGCCTTGCATGCCTATACATTAGGATTTGTTCATCCAACGACAGGCGAAGACGTTGAAGTCACAACACCACTGCCTGAAGATATGCAGCAGTTGATAACAGTGTTAAGCGACGGCTATGATGATGAATATGACAAATAA
- a CDS encoding polyphenol oxidase family protein, with protein sequence MINTFPMTLLAQVDDVAVFQTSAFSSDDTPHIEALGSKKEQAEEKSRADYGELNLGLHVKDNATSVLNNRMRLLAAINEQMTDISFKNELCTQVKSLHWVSQVHGKHIYDVDATALGMEPMPADAIISQQQGLGLAIMTADCVPIVLYQPASGQIAAIHAGWQGLACGVIQATVQRFREFGPISAWIGVCISQENYEVGRQVRDQLLAGCVETQSLTASDIENFDQRYVVNSEADNADKLKLDLPKLAADQLKATGVTLVGGLPEHCSYADNRYYSYRRQTHLNQPATGRMALVIVRGLSAF encoded by the coding sequence ATGATTAATACGTTTCCTATGACATTGCTGGCGCAGGTTGATGATGTGGCGGTTTTTCAAACGTCTGCTTTTTCTAGCGATGATACTCCCCATATTGAGGCGCTTGGTTCAAAGAAAGAGCAAGCTGAAGAAAAAAGTAGGGCTGATTATGGCGAGCTAAATCTAGGGTTGCATGTCAAGGATAATGCGACAAGTGTATTAAATAATCGTATGCGTCTATTGGCTGCCATCAATGAGCAAATGACAGATATATCTTTTAAGAATGAGCTGTGCACTCAAGTCAAAAGCTTGCACTGGGTCAGTCAAGTTCATGGCAAGCACATTTATGATGTTGATGCTACTGCACTAGGTATGGAGCCAATGCCCGCTGATGCGATAATTAGTCAACAGCAGGGTCTTGGTCTTGCCATAATGACGGCTGATTGTGTTCCCATCGTTTTATATCAACCAGCAAGTGGTCAGATTGCAGCAATTCATGCAGGCTGGCAAGGGTTGGCATGCGGCGTTATTCAAGCAACGGTTCAGCGTTTTAGAGAGTTTGGACCGATAAGTGCTTGGATTGGTGTTTGTATCAGTCAAGAAAACTATGAGGTTGGTCGTCAAGTTCGTGACCAATTATTAGCAGGCTGCGTAGAAACTCAGTCATTAACGGCTTCTGATATTGAGAATTTTGACCAGCGGTACGTTGTTAATAGCGAGGCAGACAATGCTGATAAGCTCAAACTTGATCTACCAAAGCTGGCTGCCGATCAATTAAAGGCGACTGGTGTAACGTTAGTGGGTGGGTTGCCTGAGCATTGTAGTTACGCTGATAATCGATATTACTCCTATCGTCGTCAGACGCATTTGAATCAGCCTGCTACAGGGCGTATGGCGCTAGTGATTGTTCGTGGCCTTTCTGCGTTTTGA